The following are from one region of the Hymenobacter sp. YIM 151858-1 genome:
- a CDS encoding FUSC family membrane protein — translation MRKHERTLQYFFFGQDFADGLRVALSILLPGLTLAQLGHFDLGLTVSLGAVCASLPDLPGPIAHKRNGLLVCNLLVFAVALLTGVARMHVLALGAEIVALSFLFTLVSVYGVRAGAIGSAGLLILILTMDRDLGPAQLLPYGLLVLAGGLWYTLVALLAYHVQPYRPAQRALGECIHAIAEYFRLKAEFYDPETSLEQDYRALLKQQVVVTEKQDAAREMLFKTRQIVQDTTGSGRRLVLTFVDAMDLYEQVVAAYYDYASLRQRFNHTGVLADVARLIRRMATELDHLGLAIQSNRPYAHHSDRTAELEQLKARIDRIGEQEPGSNLVLRKLLVNLRNLHQRLADITRYADPEYRAPLAPRAGESDYSRFVSRQSLSPALLRDNLTISSATFRHALRVTVAAIVSFGVAKLLNYGHHGYWIMLTAVYMLKPGFSLTKERNLQRVSGTLLGGVLGVAVLYLVPSEVLQFGFLLVFMIVAYSFQRRSYMVMVLFLTPYVLILFHFLGIQYVSAAGERVLDTLIGCAIALTTSYLLLPRWESEQLGTYMRDVLRANRNYLHRLADYLAGGNLSAMDYKLARKEVYVSSSNLAAAFQRMLSEPKHKQRHEAEVHQFVVLNLILSSNIATLASAARANALPAVPPEGVKPLRQSLALLSESLRKVSPDTALPELPPLPGALGAEAKPAPTAEEKLLLEQLDFVQKVSADIRKVTDAVAP, via the coding sequence ATGCGCAAACACGAACGCACGCTCCAATACTTTTTCTTCGGGCAAGACTTCGCCGACGGCCTGCGCGTTGCGCTCAGTATTCTGCTGCCCGGCCTCACGCTGGCCCAACTCGGGCACTTCGACCTAGGGCTTACCGTGTCGCTCGGGGCGGTGTGCGCCAGCCTGCCCGATTTGCCCGGCCCCATTGCCCATAAGCGTAACGGCCTGCTGGTGTGCAACCTGCTGGTATTTGCGGTGGCCCTGCTCACGGGCGTGGCCCGTATGCACGTGCTGGCCCTGGGGGCCGAAATCGTGGCGCTCAGCTTCCTCTTCACGCTGGTATCGGTGTACGGGGTGCGGGCGGGGGCCATCGGCTCGGCCGGGCTGCTCATCCTCATCCTGACCATGGACCGCGACCTAGGGCCCGCGCAGCTGCTGCCGTACGGCCTGCTGGTGCTGGCCGGCGGGCTGTGGTACACGCTGGTGGCGCTGCTGGCCTACCACGTGCAGCCCTACCGCCCGGCGCAACGGGCCCTGGGCGAGTGCATTCATGCCATTGCCGAGTATTTCCGGCTGAAGGCCGAGTTCTACGACCCCGAAACCAGCCTCGAGCAGGATTACCGCGCCTTGCTGAAGCAGCAGGTGGTGGTTACCGAAAAGCAGGACGCCGCCCGCGAAATGCTGTTCAAAACCCGCCAGATTGTGCAGGATACCACCGGCTCCGGCCGGCGTTTGGTGCTCACGTTCGTCGATGCGATGGACCTGTACGAGCAGGTTGTAGCCGCATATTACGATTACGCCTCGCTGCGCCAGCGCTTCAATCACACCGGCGTGCTGGCCGATGTGGCCCGCCTGATCCGGCGCATGGCCACCGAGCTCGACCACCTGGGGCTGGCCATCCAAAGCAACCGCCCCTACGCGCACCACTCCGACCGCACCGCCGAGCTGGAGCAGCTAAAGGCCCGCATCGACCGCATTGGCGAGCAGGAGCCCGGCAGCAACCTGGTGCTGCGCAAGTTGCTCGTGAACCTGCGCAACCTGCACCAGCGCCTCGCCGACATCACCCGCTACGCCGACCCCGAGTACCGCGCCCCGCTGGCACCTAGGGCCGGCGAGTCGGACTACTCACGGTTTGTATCGCGGCAGTCGCTGAGCCCGGCCTTGCTTCGCGACAACCTCACCATTAGCTCCGCTACGTTTCGGCACGCGCTGCGCGTAACGGTGGCCGCAATCGTCAGCTTTGGGGTGGCTAAGCTCCTGAACTACGGCCACCACGGCTACTGGATTATGCTCACGGCCGTGTACATGCTCAAGCCCGGTTTCAGCCTCACCAAAGAGCGCAACCTGCAGCGCGTGTCGGGCACCTTGCTGGGTGGAGTGCTCGGCGTGGCGGTTCTGTACCTGGTGCCGAGCGAGGTGCTGCAATTCGGCTTTTTGCTGGTGTTCATGATTGTGGCCTACAGCTTTCAGCGGCGCAGCTACATGGTAATGGTGCTGTTCCTGACGCCCTACGTGCTCATCCTGTTCCACTTCCTGGGCATTCAGTACGTTAGCGCCGCGGGCGAGCGGGTGCTCGATACCCTCATCGGCTGCGCCATTGCGCTTACCACCAGCTATCTGCTGCTGCCCCGCTGGGAATCGGAGCAGCTGGGCACCTACATGCGCGATGTTCTGCGTGCCAACCGCAACTACCTGCACCGCCTGGCCGATTACCTGGCCGGCGGCAACCTCAGCGCCATGGACTACAAGCTGGCCCGCAAAGAGGTGTACGTCAGCTCCTCCAACCTGGCCGCCGCCTTCCAGCGTATGCTTTCCGAGCCCAAGCACAAGCAGCGCCACGAGGCCGAGGTGCACCAGTTTGTGGTGCTGAATCTCATCTTGTCGTCGAACATTGCCACCTTGGCTTCGGCGGCCCGTGCCAATGCCTTGCCGGCTGTGCCGCCCGAGGGGGTAAAGCCCCTGCGGCAATCGTTGGCTTTGCTCTCCGAAAGCCTGCGCAAAGTAAGCCCCGATACCGCCCTGCCCGAGCTGCCGCCGCTGCCCGGCGCCCTAGGTGCCGAAGCCAAACCGGCGCCCACGGCCGAGGAAAAGCTGTTGCTGGAGCAGCTGGATTTCGTGCAGAAAGTAAGCGCCGATATCCGGAAAGTAACCGATGCGGTAGCGCCCTAG
- a CDS encoding DUF3575 domain-containing protein, whose translation MKKALFSLAVLAASATAASAQSSNALKANIFSPLVKTGSFFYERKVSETSSAQLGFAFTSWTPGDTKLSGVIFTPEYRFYLSGTSMNGFYVGPYLRFQSMSLSTKYEDYDYVTDTTVEREAKGKLTTFGAGVAVGRQWMFKDRITIDPYLGLGYNGGSAKADDGSNEDELDTGMFNGFGLRPGFTIGIAF comes from the coding sequence ATGAAAAAGGCTCTATTCAGCCTTGCCGTACTGGCTGCCAGCGCAACTGCGGCCTCGGCCCAAAGCAGCAACGCACTCAAAGCCAACATCTTTAGTCCGCTTGTGAAAACCGGCTCGTTCTTCTACGAGCGCAAAGTATCCGAAACCAGCTCGGCCCAGCTCGGCTTTGCCTTCACCAGCTGGACGCCCGGCGACACCAAGCTTTCCGGCGTCATCTTCACCCCGGAGTACCGCTTCTACCTCTCAGGTACGTCAATGAATGGCTTCTACGTAGGTCCGTACCTGCGCTTCCAGAGCATGTCGCTGTCGACTAAATACGAAGACTACGACTACGTTACCGACACCACTGTGGAGCGCGAAGCCAAAGGCAAGCTCACCACGTTTGGCGCCGGCGTAGCCGTAGGCCGTCAGTGGATGTTCAAAGACCGCATCACAATCGACCCGTACCTGGGCCTGGGCTACAACGGTGGCTCGGCCAAGGCCGACGATGGCTCGAACGAGGACGAGCTCGATACCGGTATGTTCAACGGCTTCGGGCTGCGCCCCGGCTTCACGATTGGTATTGCCTTCTAA
- a CDS encoding S9 family peptidase, giving the protein MKKPLLLTLLVGVSLAATAQQTLTPELLWRLGRLGEMQVSPNGKTVAFTVTRYDLMANRGNADIYTVPVAGGVVRQLTNTPASENTLNWRPDGKLTFLSDEGGSTQLYAMNPDGSGKQQLSEFGDESLGNLKYAPTGKFILYTQDVKVRPSLQDLYPDLPKADARLYDDLFYRHWTSWEDDKASHVFFQPLGDDGRPTGYGKDVLEKEPYDAPVRPLAGSEQLAFSPDGYLLAYTSRKLTGKAEAQSTNSDIYLYSLRDNSTKNLSEGLAGYDIEPVFSPDGTRVAWLSMATPGFESDRNAIVVHDLKTGRHEDITKGSELSAGNVRWSADGKTIYFLAVVEGTEQLFSVPSKGGKIRQITKGLQNYNAFELAGPDVAICNRTTMQSPAEVVRVSLKNGKETPLTQLNQDIMGAVKLGKVENRRVATTDGKQMQVYVIYPPDFDPSKKYPTLLYCQGGPQSPITQSFSYRWNFPLMAAQGYIVVAPNRRGLPGFGRAWNDAISGDWGGQPIRDYLSAIDKISEEPYVDKDRRGCVGASYGGYSVYYLAGHHQGRFKTFISHAGLYDLASWYSTTEETFFAQYEMKGAPWDKQLARSYQEFDPARFVGQWDTPMLVIHGGKDFRVPENQGMEAFGAAQLRGIPSRFLYFPNEGHWIQKPQNSVLWNRVFFDWLGRYLKPNGQVSK; this is encoded by the coding sequence ATGAAAAAACCACTGCTGCTGACCCTGTTGGTCGGCGTTTCTTTGGCTGCCACGGCGCAGCAAACGCTTACGCCCGAGCTGCTTTGGCGCCTGGGGCGCCTAGGTGAAATGCAGGTGTCGCCGAACGGCAAGACGGTGGCCTTTACCGTAACGCGCTACGACCTGATGGCCAACCGCGGCAACGCCGACATTTACACCGTGCCGGTAGCCGGCGGCGTCGTGCGGCAGCTTACCAACACGCCCGCCAGCGAAAACACCCTGAACTGGCGCCCCGACGGCAAACTCACGTTTCTGTCGGATGAAGGTGGCAGCACCCAGCTGTACGCCATGAACCCCGACGGCTCGGGCAAGCAACAGCTCAGCGAGTTCGGCGACGAAAGCCTGGGCAACCTGAAGTACGCGCCCACGGGCAAGTTTATCCTGTACACCCAGGACGTGAAGGTGCGCCCCAGCCTGCAGGACCTCTACCCCGACCTGCCCAAAGCCGACGCCAGGCTCTACGACGACCTGTTTTACCGGCACTGGACCTCTTGGGAAGACGACAAAGCCTCGCACGTGTTCTTTCAGCCCCTAGGCGACGACGGCCGGCCCACCGGCTACGGCAAGGATGTGCTGGAGAAGGAGCCCTACGATGCGCCCGTGCGCCCCTTGGCCGGCTCCGAGCAGCTGGCGTTTTCGCCCGATGGCTACCTGCTGGCGTACACCTCGCGCAAGCTCACGGGCAAGGCCGAAGCCCAAAGCACCAACTCGGATATTTACCTGTACTCGCTACGCGACAACTCTACCAAAAACCTTTCGGAAGGCTTGGCAGGGTACGACATTGAGCCGGTGTTTTCGCCCGATGGCACGCGCGTGGCGTGGCTGAGCATGGCTACGCCGGGCTTCGAATCGGACCGCAACGCCATTGTGGTGCACGATTTGAAAACCGGCCGGCACGAAGACATCACCAAAGGCTCGGAGCTGAGCGCCGGGAATGTGCGCTGGTCGGCCGATGGCAAAACGATTTACTTCTTGGCGGTGGTGGAGGGCACCGAGCAGCTGTTTTCGGTGCCGAGCAAGGGCGGCAAAATTCGGCAAATCACCAAGGGCCTCCAGAACTACAACGCCTTTGAGCTGGCCGGGCCCGATGTAGCCATTTGCAACCGCACCACCATGCAAAGTCCCGCCGAGGTGGTGCGCGTAAGCCTGAAGAACGGCAAGGAAACCCCACTGACGCAGCTCAACCAGGACATTATGGGTGCCGTGAAGCTGGGCAAAGTAGAAAACCGCCGCGTGGCCACCACCGATGGCAAGCAGATGCAGGTGTACGTCATTTACCCGCCCGATTTCGACCCGAGCAAAAAGTACCCTACGCTGCTGTACTGCCAGGGCGGCCCGCAAAGCCCCATCACGCAGAGCTTCTCGTACCGCTGGAACTTCCCGCTGATGGCCGCGCAGGGCTACATTGTGGTGGCACCCAACCGCCGCGGCTTGCCGGGCTTCGGCCGCGCGTGGAACGATGCCATCAGCGGCGACTGGGGCGGCCAGCCCATCCGCGACTATCTCTCCGCCATCGACAAAATCAGCGAAGAGCCCTACGTGGATAAGGACCGCCGCGGCTGCGTGGGCGCCTCCTACGGCGGCTACTCGGTGTACTACCTGGCCGGGCATCACCAGGGCCGCTTTAAAACGTTTATCTCGCACGCCGGCCTCTACGATTTGGCCAGCTGGTACTCCACCACCGAGGAAACCTTCTTCGCGCAGTACGAAATGAAAGGCGCGCCGTGGGACAAGCAGCTGGCCCGCAGCTACCAGGAGTTCGACCCCGCGCGGTTTGTGGGTCAGTGGGATACGCCCATGCTGGTTATTCACGGCGGCAAGGACTTTAGGGTGCCCGAAAACCAGGGCATGGAGGCGTTCGGGGCGGCGCAGTTGCGCGGTATTCCGAGCCGCTTCCTGTACTTCCCCAACGAAGGCCACTGGATTCAGAAACCGCAAAACTCGGTGCTCTGGAACCGCGTGTTTTTCGATTGGCTGGGGCGCTATCTGAAGCCCAACGGGCAGGTCTCGAAATAG
- a CDS encoding RluA family pseudouridine synthase gives MKLPAFKDLIIYEDDNYIVINKPPFLATLDERLGTAPNILRLAREQYDDVQACHRLDKETSGALALAKNPAAYRNLAMQFENREVKKVYHAVSWGVHNYEGLRVERNIETTTKGKARLAVSGKPAETLVRTLETYAKHTLFECLPVTGRMHQIRLHLMYLDAPIVGDKMYGGDDFYLSSLKRKFNMKQGEEEQPFIKRFALHARQLTFAGLEGETISVEAEYPKDFRVLVDNLRQYS, from the coding sequence ATGAAGCTGCCCGCATTCAAAGACCTCATCATCTACGAAGACGATAATTACATCGTCATTAATAAACCGCCGTTCCTCGCCACGCTCGATGAGCGCCTTGGTACGGCACCCAACATCCTGCGCCTCGCCCGCGAGCAGTACGACGATGTGCAGGCCTGCCACCGCCTCGATAAGGAAACCTCCGGTGCGCTGGCCCTGGCCAAGAACCCCGCTGCCTACCGCAACCTGGCCATGCAGTTCGAAAACCGCGAGGTGAAGAAGGTGTACCACGCCGTCAGCTGGGGCGTGCACAACTACGAAGGGCTGCGCGTGGAGCGCAACATCGAAACCACCACCAAAGGCAAAGCGCGCTTAGCCGTGAGCGGCAAGCCGGCCGAAACCCTGGTGCGCACCCTCGAGACGTACGCCAAGCACACGCTATTCGAGTGTTTGCCCGTAACCGGCCGTATGCACCAGATTCGCCTGCACCTCATGTACCTCGATGCGCCCATCGTGGGCGACAAAATGTACGGCGGCGACGATTTCTACCTCTCTTCGCTTAAGCGCAAATTCAACATGAAGCAGGGCGAAGAGGAGCAGCCCTTCATTAAGCGCTTTGCCCTGCACGCCCGCCAGCTCACCTTTGCCGGCCTGGAAGGCGAAACCATTAGCGTGGAAGCCGAATACCCCAAAGATTTCCGCGTGCTGGTGGATAACCTGCGGCAATACAGCTAG
- a CDS encoding LysR substrate-binding domain-containing protein, whose amino-acid sequence MSDFRLQVFEAVARHLSFTKAAQELFITQPAVTKHIRELERSYDQRLFERRGNRVSLTEAGQLLLRYATQVSELHHQLAEQLHTLHDTTAGRLRLGASSTLAQYVIPPVLPGFQARYPRVELTMHIGNSEQIADALLRGQIDLGFVEGQVKNRDLHYELLLHDELVAVRRASSSEAPVAPLTLAEVLQHPLVLRERGSGTLEVLEFALRAQGIRLAQCRASIYLDNTEGIKSYLGAAPECIGFVSVRAISKEVAAGQLEVVPVAGLHLSRHFEAVWVQGQPLIKAAQRFLSYAHHELGTPTDNLK is encoded by the coding sequence ATGTCCGATTTCCGCCTTCAGGTGTTTGAGGCCGTGGCCCGCCACCTCAGCTTTACCAAGGCCGCGCAGGAGCTCTTCATCACGCAGCCGGCTGTTACCAAGCACATCCGGGAGCTGGAGCGGAGCTACGACCAACGCCTGTTCGAGCGGCGCGGCAACCGCGTCAGCCTTACCGAGGCGGGCCAGCTGCTGCTGCGCTACGCCACGCAGGTAAGCGAGCTGCATCACCAATTGGCCGAGCAGCTGCATACCCTGCACGACACCACGGCCGGGCGCTTGCGCCTGGGGGCCAGCTCCACGCTGGCGCAATACGTTATTCCGCCGGTGCTGCCCGGGTTTCAGGCCCGCTACCCGCGCGTGGAGCTGACGATGCACATCGGCAACTCCGAGCAGATTGCCGATGCCCTGCTGCGCGGCCAAATCGACCTGGGGTTTGTGGAAGGCCAGGTGAAAAACCGCGACCTGCACTACGAGCTGCTCCTGCACGACGAGCTGGTGGCCGTGCGGCGCGCGTCCTCCAGCGAAGCGCCTGTTGCGCCGCTCACGCTGGCCGAGGTGCTGCAGCATCCGTTGGTGCTGCGCGAGCGGGGCTCGGGCACGCTCGAGGTACTGGAATTTGCGCTGCGGGCGCAGGGTATCCGGCTGGCGCAATGCCGCGCCTCTATTTACCTCGACAACACCGAGGGCATTAAATCCTACCTAGGGGCCGCGCCCGAGTGCATCGGGTTTGTGTCGGTGCGGGCCATCAGCAAAGAGGTAGCCGCGGGGCAGCTTGAGGTGGTGCCCGTAGCGGGGCTACACCTTTCGCGCCACTTCGAGGCGGTTTGGGTGCAGGGGCAACCGTTAATCAAAGCAGCTCAGCGGTTTCTGAGCTATGCCCACCATGAGCTCGGTACGCCTACTGATAACCTTAAGTAA
- a CDS encoding TonB-dependent receptor gives MPKNPLLLSCLLAATTPALAAPAAINSLSESPKNEPERGASLTGTVLDRSGQPVEGVLVSVQERSTVTDARGGFRLYGLNAGEVTVTVTGLSIKPVTQTLTLENGKAHTLQLTIEESVRELAGVTVTAKATSFAPEVDGTTVTAGKKNEVIQLDKLDANLVMNSSRQVFAKVPGVTVWESDGSGQQINVATRGLSPNRSWEFNTRQNGMDISSDPFGYPEAYYNPPLEAVERIQIIRGGGSLQYGPQFGGLLNYELKRGPRDKKIAFETSNTVGNNGLFSSFNSLGGTVGKVNYYGYFQQRLGGAWRDNSEFNVRNAHANVQFQATSKLRLGAEISHLSYVIQQPGGLTDEQFNRGDLRSSSRSRNWFSTPWTIPAFTADYQFSDRTRLSLKTFGLLGERNSIGFTGAVNVPDAVNPATGLRANRQIDRDRYRNLGSELRLLTDYGLLGQQHTLAVGVRAAAANLRRQQQGRGDTNSDFNLDLQAPRFGRELHFRTRNYAAFAENIFRLGSRLTFTPGLRLEVIDNEGRGYLSLNADGSENRLNQNSRRQVLLYGAGTEYRVTEQSSLYANYSRAFRPVTFGDLTPPATSDVIDPNLRDSNGFNAEVGYRGSWANVLTFDVDAFWLHYDDRIGTLRRAVPGGTAGQTQQFRTNIGTSVHKGIEAYVELDLIHALTGDLSRPHFDVFASTALVDARYTQLRTATLANGGIQEGDLKNNRVEYAPKYTHRFGGTFAHRGLSATAQLTRVSAVYADANNTVAPNAAATTGRVPGYSVTDVSATYRFAKRFTVRGGVNNVFGKEYFTRRAGGYPGPGLLPADGRTWFASVGLKL, from the coding sequence ATGCCTAAAAATCCCTTACTGCTCTCTTGCCTGCTGGCAGCCACCACGCCGGCGCTGGCCGCTCCGGCCGCGATCAATAGCCTGTCCGAATCCCCCAAGAACGAACCCGAGCGCGGCGCCTCCCTTACCGGCACCGTGCTCGACCGCAGCGGCCAACCCGTAGAAGGCGTGTTGGTTAGCGTGCAAGAACGCTCCACCGTAACGGATGCGCGCGGCGGTTTCCGCCTCTATGGTTTGAACGCCGGCGAAGTCACGGTTACCGTAACCGGCCTGAGCATCAAACCCGTAACGCAAACCCTGACGCTGGAAAACGGCAAAGCGCATACGCTGCAGCTCACCATCGAGGAAAGCGTGCGCGAGCTGGCCGGCGTTACGGTTACGGCCAAGGCTACGTCGTTTGCTCCGGAGGTAGACGGCACCACGGTAACGGCCGGCAAGAAAAACGAGGTTATTCAGCTCGACAAGCTGGATGCTAACCTGGTGATGAACAGCTCGCGCCAGGTGTTTGCCAAGGTGCCCGGCGTAACGGTATGGGAAAGCGACGGTTCGGGCCAGCAGATCAACGTGGCTACGCGCGGCCTCTCGCCGAACCGCTCCTGGGAGTTTAACACCCGCCAGAACGGCATGGACATCAGCTCCGACCCGTTTGGCTACCCCGAGGCGTACTACAACCCGCCCCTGGAGGCCGTAGAGCGTATTCAGATCATTCGGGGCGGCGGCTCGCTGCAGTATGGCCCGCAGTTTGGCGGCCTGCTGAACTACGAGCTGAAGCGCGGCCCGCGCGACAAGAAGATTGCGTTTGAAACCAGCAACACCGTAGGCAACAACGGCCTGTTCAGCTCCTTCAACTCGCTGGGCGGTACCGTGGGCAAGGTAAACTACTACGGCTACTTCCAGCAGCGCCTGGGCGGCGCGTGGCGCGACAACTCCGAGTTCAACGTGCGCAACGCCCACGCCAACGTGCAGTTTCAGGCCACCAGCAAGCTGCGCCTCGGGGCCGAAATCAGCCACCTGAGCTACGTGATTCAGCAGCCGGGCGGCCTTACCGACGAGCAGTTTAACCGCGGCGACCTGCGCAGCAGCAGCCGCAGCCGCAACTGGTTTAGCACGCCCTGGACCATTCCGGCCTTCACGGCCGATTACCAGTTCTCCGACCGCACCCGCCTGAGCCTGAAAACCTTTGGCCTGCTGGGCGAGCGTAACTCAATTGGCTTTACCGGCGCCGTAAACGTGCCCGATGCTGTGAACCCCGCCACCGGTCTGCGCGCCAACCGCCAGATCGACCGCGACCGGTACCGCAACCTGGGCTCGGAGCTGCGCCTGCTCACCGATTACGGCCTGCTGGGCCAGCAGCACACGCTGGCTGTTGGGGTGCGCGCGGCAGCCGCCAACCTGCGCCGCCAGCAGCAAGGCCGCGGCGACACCAACTCCGATTTTAACCTCGACCTGCAGGCCCCGCGCTTCGGCCGCGAGCTGCACTTCCGCACCCGCAACTACGCCGCCTTTGCCGAGAACATTTTCCGCCTGGGTTCGCGCCTCACCTTCACGCCGGGCCTGCGCCTGGAGGTTATCGACAACGAAGGCCGCGGCTACCTCAGCCTGAACGCCGACGGCTCCGAAAACCGCCTCAACCAGAACTCGCGCCGCCAGGTGCTGCTCTACGGCGCCGGCACGGAGTACCGCGTAACCGAGCAAAGCAGCCTGTACGCCAACTACTCGCGCGCTTTCCGCCCCGTAACCTTTGGCGACCTGACCCCGCCGGCTACCTCGGACGTTATCGACCCCAACCTGCGCGACTCGAACGGCTTCAACGCCGAGGTGGGCTACCGCGGCTCGTGGGCCAACGTGCTGACCTTCGACGTGGACGCCTTCTGGCTGCACTACGACGACCGCATCGGCACGCTGCGCCGGGCGGTGCCGGGCGGCACGGCAGGCCAAACCCAGCAGTTCCGGACCAACATCGGCACGAGCGTGCACAAAGGCATCGAGGCCTACGTGGAGCTGGATTTGATTCATGCCCTGACCGGCGACTTGTCTCGTCCGCACTTCGATGTGTTTGCCTCGACGGCGCTGGTTGATGCACGCTACACCCAGCTGCGCACCGCTACCCTGGCCAACGGCGGCATTCAGGAAGGCGACCTGAAAAACAACCGCGTGGAGTACGCACCCAAGTACACGCACCGTTTCGGGGGCACGTTTGCCCACCGCGGTTTGTCGGCCACGGCCCAGCTCACGCGCGTTTCGGCCGTGTACGCCGATGCCAACAACACCGTGGCGCCCAACGCCGCCGCTACCACCGGCCGCGTGCCGGGCTACTCCGTAACGGATGTATCGGCCACGTACCGCTTTGCCAAGCGCTTTACCGTGCGCGGCGGCGTGAATAACGTGTTCGGCAAAGAATACTTTACCCGCCGTGCCGGTGGCTACCCCGGCCCCGGCCTGCTGCCGGCCGATGGCCGCACGTGGTTTGCCTCGGTTGGCCTGAAGCTGTAA
- a CDS encoding STAS domain-containing protein produces the protein MEVYREILPESYLLILADDIPTTVDDEDALDRALRRASRSGKSSVWVDCSHLHHLPPDTAELLGYYYQRLARHGMSLVLCHLNAEVRAELELLSATPLPVVDTLLDAEKYCHQELQNRRLSA, from the coding sequence ATGGAGGTATACCGCGAAATTCTGCCCGAAAGCTACTTGCTCATCCTCGCCGACGATATACCTACCACCGTGGATGACGAGGATGCCTTGGACCGCGCCCTGCGCCGCGCCAGCCGCAGCGGAAAATCGAGCGTGTGGGTTGATTGCAGCCATTTGCACCACCTGCCCCCCGATACCGCCGAGCTGCTGGGCTACTACTACCAGCGGCTGGCCCGCCACGGCATGAGCCTGGTGCTGTGCCACCTGAACGCTGAAGTGCGTGCCGAGCTGGAGTTGTTGAGCGCTACCCCGCTGCCGGTAGTCGATACCCTGCTCGATGCCGAGAAATACTGCCACCAGGAATTGCAGAACCGCCGGCTATCGGCTTAG
- a CDS encoding YeiH family protein, whose protein sequence is MKLSPSSAHLPAAPADEDCSSHLSFWHRPLRLRQWFITPQQLVFGLALLLCLSPWGSAPLALALGLAVALLAGNPFPAFSKRYTSKLLQWSVVGLGFGMNAHAAWQAGQEGLLFTVASILSTLVLGYLVGRWLGIARNTSHLIASGTAICGGSAIAAVGPVVKASDEEMSVALGTVFVLNAIALFAFPLIGQALSLTQHQFGLWAAIAIHDTSSVVGAASQYGDEALQVATTVKLARALWIIPVALGTAALFRTPGAKVKLPYFILGFVGAMLLATYVPALQPFAAVAVKLAKVGLTLTLFLIGAGLSRQVLKAVGPKPFMQGVVLWLAISAASLWVILQTVR, encoded by the coding sequence GTGAAACTCTCCCCATCCTCGGCACACCTGCCCGCGGCCCCGGCCGACGAAGACTGTAGTAGCCACCTCAGCTTTTGGCACCGCCCGCTGCGCCTGCGCCAGTGGTTTATCACGCCGCAGCAGTTGGTTTTCGGCCTGGCCCTGCTGCTTTGTTTAAGTCCGTGGGGCTCGGCCCCGCTGGCGTTGGCCCTAGGTCTGGCAGTGGCTCTGCTTGCGGGCAACCCCTTTCCGGCCTTCAGCAAGCGCTACACCAGCAAGCTGCTGCAATGGTCGGTGGTGGGCCTTGGTTTTGGCATGAACGCCCACGCAGCCTGGCAAGCAGGGCAGGAGGGGCTGCTGTTCACGGTGGCTTCTATTCTGAGCACGCTGGTGCTCGGCTACTTGGTGGGGCGCTGGCTGGGCATTGCCCGCAACACCTCGCACCTTATTGCCAGCGGCACGGCCATTTGCGGCGGCAGTGCCATAGCGGCGGTGGGCCCGGTGGTAAAAGCCTCCGACGAAGAAATGTCGGTAGCCCTGGGCACGGTGTTCGTGCTCAACGCCATTGCCTTGTTTGCTTTTCCCCTAATTGGCCAGGCCCTCAGCCTCACGCAACACCAGTTTGGCCTGTGGGCCGCTATTGCCATTCACGATACCAGCTCGGTGGTGGGGGCGGCCAGCCAGTACGGCGACGAGGCCCTGCAAGTAGCTACCACCGTAAAGCTGGCCCGCGCCCTCTGGATTATTCCGGTGGCCCTAGGTACCGCGGCGCTGTTCCGCACGCCGGGGGCCAAGGTTAAGCTGCCTTATTTCATTCTGGGGTTTGTGGGCGCCATGCTGCTGGCCACGTACGTGCCCGCCCTGCAGCCCTTTGCAGCGGTAGCGGTAAAGCTTGCGAAGGTGGGCCTCACGCTGACCCTGTTCCTGATCGGAGCCGGCCTGTCGAGGCAAGTGCTGAAAGCAGTAGGGCCGAAGCCGTTTATGCAAGGCGTGGTGCTGTGGCTGGCTATTTCGGCCGCCTCGCTGTGGGTGATTCTGCAAACTGTGCGCTAA
- a CDS encoding DUF983 domain-containing protein: MANSASSATWALLRLRCPRCHEGPLFSRSAFNLSKFADMPEACPVCGQAYEPEPGFYWGAMYFSYGFTVAIFVLSGVLLYYLANDPPLWVYITVVGVAALLSTPLVFRYSRALMLYLFGGVESRPPVA, translated from the coding sequence ATGGCTAATTCTGCATCGTCGGCTACCTGGGCTTTGCTACGGCTACGCTGCCCGCGCTGCCACGAGGGGCCGCTGTTTTCGCGTTCGGCGTTCAACCTTTCCAAATTCGCCGATATGCCCGAGGCTTGCCCGGTGTGTGGGCAGGCCTACGAGCCCGAGCCGGGCTTTTACTGGGGTGCCATGTACTTCAGCTACGGTTTCACGGTGGCCATCTTCGTGCTGTCGGGGGTGTTGCTGTATTACCTCGCCAACGATCCGCCCCTGTGGGTGTACATCACGGTAGTGGGCGTGGCGGCGCTGCTTTCTACGCCGCTCGTATTCCGCTACTCGCGGGCCCTGATGCTGTACCTGTTTGGCGGTGTGGAGTCGCGGCCGCCGGTGGCGTAG